In Thermocrinis minervae, a single genomic region encodes these proteins:
- a CDS encoding YggT family protein, with protein MRGLFSLLVNLLIILVILHAIGSWIPAVRESKFYESLDRLLSPFLDPIRKLIPPYNGLDFSPAVLLFILYLVKIAFKL; from the coding sequence ATGAGGGGGCTTTTTTCCCTCCTCGTTAACCTACTTATCATCCTCGTCATCCTGCATGCCATAGGCTCGTGGATACCTGCAGTCAGAGAGAGTAAATTTTACGAAAGTCTAGACAGGCTCCTCTCTCCATTTCTGGATCCTATAAGGAAGCTTATACCACCCTACAACGGGCTTGACTTCTCCCCTGCTGTACTTTTATTCATCCTCTACCTTGTAAAGATAGCTTTCAAACTTTGA
- the rplQ gene encoding 50S ribosomal protein L17 — MRHKVKKKHFDRTKEQRLALYRSLARALILEERIETSLQRAKAVRSFVEKLVTLGKRGDLAARRRALALLPDKKAVKKLFEDIAPRYENRNGGYTRIIKLPHRRIGDSCELAILEFVE; from the coding sequence ATGAGGCACAAGGTTAAGAAGAAACACTTTGATAGGACAAAGGAACAGAGGTTAGCTCTCTACAGATCTCTTGCTAGAGCTTTGATACTGGAAGAAAGGATAGAGACATCTTTACAGAGAGCAAAAGCTGTAAGGTCTTTTGTCGAAAAGCTTGTAACCCTTGGCAAAAGGGGAGACCTTGCAGCAAGAAGAAGAGCTTTGGCACTCTTGCCAGACAAGAAAGCTGTAAAGAAACTCTTTGAAGATATAGCTCCCAGGTATGAGAATAGGAACGGTGGTTATACCAGAATAATAAAACTTCCTCACAGACGAATAGGCGATTCCTGTGAGCTTGCCATACTTGAGTTTGTAGAATGA
- a CDS encoding DNA-directed RNA polymerase subunit alpha — protein sequence MREFLYPSKIYWEEQTKTYGRFVVEPLERGFGTTIGNSLRRTLLSSIQGTAITGVKIYGCYHEFSPIEGVMEDALEVIANLKKVLFVLHEGSVETLYLKKKGPGEVYAKDFSLPPNVSILNPDQKIATITDPEKELNIEVRIENGFGYLPTEEMEVIGEVGWILVDADFSPVKQVAFRIEKTRVGKRSDYDRLIMEVWTKGTKTPEEVVKEAVSILVNHFSKLEKISYEYPRVEEPVVSVDELAEKLSLPVEELDISQRALNSIKKMGITTIGELVVLTEEDLKSTKNVGRKAINEIKEALRKMGLYLGMEVGRP from the coding sequence ATGAGAGAGTTTCTCTATCCTTCTAAGATTTACTGGGAAGAGCAGACAAAAACTTATGGCAGGTTTGTTGTAGAACCTTTAGAAAGGGGCTTTGGTACCACCATAGGCAACTCCCTTAGACGTACGCTCCTTTCTTCCATCCAAGGAACGGCCATTACTGGAGTAAAGATATACGGTTGCTACCACGAATTTTCTCCTATAGAAGGTGTTATGGAAGATGCTCTGGAAGTCATAGCAAACCTCAAGAAAGTCCTCTTTGTACTTCATGAAGGTTCTGTGGAAACTCTGTACCTCAAGAAGAAGGGTCCTGGAGAAGTGTACGCAAAGGACTTTTCACTGCCACCAAACGTAAGCATCCTGAACCCAGACCAGAAGATTGCTACCATCACCGATCCAGAAAAAGAGCTCAACATAGAGGTACGTATAGAAAACGGTTTTGGTTATCTACCCACAGAGGAGATGGAAGTCATAGGTGAGGTAGGATGGATACTCGTGGACGCAGACTTTAGCCCCGTAAAACAGGTTGCCTTCAGGATAGAAAAAACCAGGGTAGGAAAGAGAAGCGATTATGACAGGCTCATAATGGAAGTGTGGACAAAGGGAACAAAGACACCCGAAGAGGTGGTAAAAGAGGCAGTAAGCATACTTGTTAATCACTTTAGCAAGTTAGAGAAGATATCCTATGAGTATCCAAGGGTAGAAGAACCGGTAGTATCCGTAGATGAGCTCGCCGAGAAGCTATCGTTGCCTGTGGAAGAACTCGATATATCTCAAAGGGCCCTTAACTCCATAAAGAAGATGGGTATAACCACGATAGGAGAACTAGTGGTTCTCACAGAAGAGGATCTTAAGAGTACGAAGAACGTAGGTAGAAAGGCAATAAACGAAATAAAAGAAGCTCTTAGAAAGATGGGGCTATACCTTGGTATGGAGGTAGGAAGACCATGA
- the rpsD gene encoding 30S ribosomal protein S4 → MGRYIGPWSRLDRRFGVIVSGKKSAGRILSRRNFPPGQHGRLKGRRRKLTEYGLRLMEKQKLKFLYGGLREKQFKRYFEEASRAKGNTGQVLLQLLERRLDNVVYRLGFASTRRQARQWIVHGHFLVNGKKVNIPSYRVEVGDVIEVKPSSRDIPQLLENLENIDPRSIPPWLELDKENFRGKVIDLPKDVQLEIPINLQYIIEFYSRV, encoded by the coding sequence ATGGGAAGATACATAGGACCTTGGTCTAGACTAGACAGAAGGTTTGGCGTCATAGTATCTGGGAAGAAAAGCGCCGGTAGGATACTCTCAAGAAGGAACTTCCCGCCTGGACAGCACGGAAGGTTAAAAGGCAGAAGGAGGAAGCTTACAGAGTACGGTCTGCGCCTTATGGAGAAGCAGAAGCTCAAATTCCTCTACGGCGGCCTTAGAGAGAAACAGTTCAAAAGATACTTTGAAGAAGCTTCTAGGGCAAAAGGAAACACAGGCCAGGTTCTCCTACAGCTACTGGAAAGAAGGCTGGATAACGTAGTCTACAGGCTCGGTTTTGCCTCCACAAGAAGACAGGCAAGGCAGTGGATAGTTCATGGGCACTTCCTCGTGAACGGAAAGAAGGTAAACATACCCTCTTACCGTGTTGAAGTGGGGGACGTGATAGAGGTAAAGCCATCCTCTAGGGACATCCCTCAGCTCTTGGAGAATTTAGAGAACATAGATCCAAGGAGCATACCACCATGGCTTGAGCTCGACAAGGAAAACTTTAGAGGCAAGGTCATAGACCTACCCAAGGACGTACAGCTCGAAATTCCTATAAACCTGCAGTACATTATAGAGTTCTACTCGAGGGTCTGA
- the rpsK gene encoding 30S ribosomal protein S11 — MAKKQKKQKRTVTKGIVHILSTFNNTIVTVTDEQGNTLVWESGGTVGFKGTRKSTPYAAQLAAQKAMKRAIQEYGLQEVEVRIKGAGAGRESALRAVFASGVKVNVIRDITPIPHNGCRPPAKRRV, encoded by the coding sequence ATGGCTAAAAAGCAAAAGAAGCAGAAGAGAACAGTAACCAAGGGTATAGTGCATATACTTAGCACCTTCAACAACACCATTGTTACAGTCACCGATGAGCAAGGAAACACATTAGTTTGGGAAAGCGGTGGTACTGTAGGATTTAAGGGCACCAGGAAAAGCACCCCTTATGCAGCACAACTCGCTGCACAAAAGGCCATGAAAAGAGCCATACAAGAGTATGGTCTCCAGGAGGTAGAAGTTAGGATAAAAGGTGCTGGTGCTGGAAGAGAGTCTGCTCTTAGAGCTGTCTTTGCCTCAGGTGTGAAGGTAAACGTGATAAGAGACATAACGCCCATACCTCATAACGGTTGTAGACCACCCGCCAAGAGGAGGGTCTGA
- the rpsM gene encoding 30S ribosomal protein S13, giving the protein MARIAGVDLPDHKKLEVALTYIYGIGWSRAREICQKTGIPCTKRVGELSPEELNTIRKFIEQNYKVEGDLRREVQMNIKKLIDMGCYRGIRHAKGLPVRGQQTRTNARTRKGKRKTVGGTKKKIVK; this is encoded by the coding sequence ATGGCAAGGATAGCTGGTGTAGACTTACCCGATCATAAGAAACTAGAGGTAGCGCTGACCTACATCTATGGTATAGGCTGGTCAAGAGCTAGAGAGATTTGTCAAAAGACTGGAATACCCTGCACGAAAAGAGTGGGGGAACTTTCTCCCGAGGAGCTAAACACCATAAGGAAGTTCATAGAACAGAACTACAAGGTAGAGGGTGACCTCAGGCGTGAAGTGCAGATGAACATAAAGAAGCTCATAGATATGGGATGTTACAGAGGCATAAGGCATGCAAAAGGCCTCCCTGTAAGAGGTCAGCAGACTAGAACAAACGCGAGGACTAGAAAGGGTAAGAGAAAGACCGTAGGCGGCACTAAGAAGAAAATAGTAAAGTAA
- the rpmJ gene encoding 50S ribosomal protein L36, translating to MKVKPSVKPICAKCKVIRRKGRVMVICENPKHKQRQGN from the coding sequence ATGAAGGTAAAACCCTCAGTAAAACCTATATGTGCCAAATGTAAGGTCATCAGGAGAAAGGGTAGAGTTATGGTCATATGTGAGAACCCAAAGCATAAGCAAAGGCAGGGTAATTAA
- the infA gene encoding translation initiation factor IF-1, whose protein sequence is MGKKKDEQQHKEKGIVLEGVVEEVLPNAMFRVRLDTGHLVLAHVSGKMRVNFIRILPGDRVKVELSPYDLTRGRIIYRY, encoded by the coding sequence ATGGGTAAGAAGAAAGATGAACAGCAACATAAGGAAAAAGGTATAGTACTTGAAGGTGTTGTTGAAGAGGTGCTACCAAACGCTATGTTTAGAGTAAGGTTGGATACGGGTCATCTAGTACTCGCACATGTCTCTGGAAAAATGCGTGTTAACTTTATCCGTATACTTCCAGGAGACCGTGTGAAGGTAGAGCTATCACCTTATGACCTCACACGGGGAAGGATAATATACAGATACTAA
- the map gene encoding type I methionyl aminopeptidase — MAVELYSFKEIEKIKKACDAVVYVLKEVAKLVKPGISTWDLEVRARELCKDLRIKPAFLNYKPPFSDIKYPAALCVSVNSAIVHGLPKEEEILKEGDIVSIDFGAFVDGYAGDSAITVPVGQVDEQKELLMKATKEALEEATKACVAGNWLSDITNAIANVANKYGFKPVKGLGGHGIGRRVHEDPYVPNNPADFDGKRVKDLKLKQGMVLAIEPMIAVGSDEYVHEEDIKKDPWTVRTKDNSPCAHFEYVVAVTKEGPIVLTEFGHG, encoded by the coding sequence ATGGCTGTTGAGCTCTACTCTTTCAAAGAAATTGAGAAGATAAAGAAGGCATGTGATGCTGTAGTTTACGTGCTTAAGGAGGTGGCTAAGCTAGTGAAGCCAGGCATAAGTACATGGGACCTTGAGGTAAGGGCAAGAGAGCTATGTAAGGACCTTAGAATAAAGCCGGCATTTTTAAACTACAAGCCACCCTTTAGTGACATTAAGTACCCTGCGGCCTTATGCGTATCGGTGAACTCTGCAATAGTGCATGGTCTTCCCAAGGAAGAAGAAATATTAAAGGAAGGAGATATAGTGAGCATCGACTTTGGAGCTTTCGTAGACGGCTATGCAGGTGATTCGGCGATAACGGTTCCAGTAGGTCAAGTAGATGAACAGAAAGAGCTGCTTATGAAGGCTACAAAAGAAGCCCTTGAAGAAGCCACAAAAGCCTGCGTAGCCGGAAATTGGCTTTCCGACATAACCAATGCCATAGCAAATGTTGCAAATAAGTATGGGTTTAAGCCTGTAAAAGGTCTAGGTGGACATGGTATAGGCAGGCGTGTACACGAAGATCCATACGTGCCTAACAATCCTGCAGACTTTGACGGTAAAAGAGTCAAAGATTTAAAGCTAAAGCAGGGCATGGTACTTGCCATAGAACCTATGATAGCTGTAGGATCTGATGAATACGTACACGAAGAAGACATCAAAAAGGACCCTTGGACAGTAAGGACAAAAGATAACAGTCCATGTGCTCACTTTGAGTATGTGGTAGCTGTTACCAAGGAGGGACCTATAGTGCTTACGGAGTTTGGCCATGGGTAA
- a CDS encoding adenylate kinase — protein MILVFLGPPGAGKGTQAKMLSQECGFLHVSTGDLLREAVKNGTPLGQKAKEYMDRGELVPDELIIALIEEVFPKDNKGVILDGFPRTVKQALALDEFLKKHSKELYRVIFFDAKDEVIVERLSGRRVCSKCGAVYHIKFNPPKVEGVCDICGGTLIQREDDKEDVVRRRLEVYRAQTKELIDFYKKRGILYSLDASKSMQEIYEELKGLVHGC, from the coding sequence ATGATACTTGTGTTTTTAGGTCCACCCGGAGCTGGAAAAGGGACGCAGGCGAAGATGCTTTCGCAAGAGTGTGGATTTTTACACGTCTCCACAGGAGATCTTCTCAGAGAGGCTGTGAAGAACGGGACGCCTCTCGGCCAAAAAGCCAAGGAATACATGGATAGAGGTGAGTTGGTACCCGATGAGCTCATCATAGCACTCATAGAAGAAGTATTCCCCAAGGACAATAAAGGAGTTATACTTGATGGATTTCCAAGAACTGTAAAGCAGGCTCTAGCTCTTGACGAATTCCTTAAAAAACATTCCAAGGAACTTTATAGGGTAATCTTCTTTGATGCTAAAGATGAGGTGATAGTAGAGAGACTTTCAGGTAGAAGGGTATGTTCTAAGTGCGGAGCTGTTTATCACATTAAGTTTAACCCACCGAAGGTAGAAGGAGTATGCGACATATGTGGTGGTACCCTTATACAGAGAGAGGACGATAAAGAAGATGTGGTAAGGCGTAGGCTAGAGGTCTATAGAGCCCAAACCAAAGAGCTTATTGACTTTTACAAAAAAAGAGGTATACTATATAGTTTGGACGCATCTAAGAGTATGCAGGAAATCTACGAAGAGTTAAAAGGCTTGGTACATGGCTGTTGA
- the secY gene encoding preprotein translocase subunit SecY, with protein sequence MINILKEIFSSEDLRKRFFYTLFMFAVYRFGSHVPIPGIDTTALEEFFKSFQTTIFYLYDIFSGGNLSRMTLFALGVMPYISASIMMQLLTVAIPELQRLAKEEGDYGRYKINQYTRYLTLFVALVQSTGIAIWLQNQTSPKGTPIVVEKGLLFTFTTVIALTASTMFLVWVGDRITHRGLGNGMSLLIFAGIVAGFPNASIRVYSMLTSGELSPFAVVGAVIFVIAIIFAIVYLQEAERRIPVQYPRRQVGRQEIVGGSTYLPFKINPAGVIPIIFAQSLLLIPSTIIGFIKHPIAQAIHEAFNPTSPLYNVLYVMLIVFFTYFYTAVLINPMDVADNLKKAGAFIPGVRPGKDTQAFLEGVINRLAFIGALFLSVVATVPLFISIWLKVPFYFGGTTALIVVGVALDTINRIEAQLLQKKYTMGAIRRRR encoded by the coding sequence GTGATAAATATCCTAAAGGAGATCTTCTCCTCAGAGGACCTCAGAAAGAGGTTTTTCTACACCCTCTTTATGTTTGCTGTCTACAGGTTTGGTAGCCACGTACCCATACCGGGTATAGATACTACGGCCCTTGAAGAGTTTTTCAAGAGCTTTCAGACCACCATCTTTTATCTGTACGACATATTCTCCGGCGGGAACCTAAGCAGGATGACTCTTTTTGCTTTAGGCGTTATGCCTTACATATCAGCTTCCATAATGATGCAACTACTCACAGTAGCCATTCCAGAGCTTCAAAGACTGGCAAAGGAAGAGGGTGATTATGGACGTTACAAGATAAACCAATACACAAGGTACTTAACCCTTTTCGTAGCCTTAGTTCAGTCTACAGGCATAGCCATATGGTTGCAAAATCAAACGTCTCCGAAAGGTACTCCCATAGTGGTGGAGAAAGGTCTTCTATTCACCTTCACAACAGTTATAGCCCTTACAGCATCCACCATGTTCTTAGTTTGGGTAGGAGACAGGATAACACATAGAGGATTAGGAAACGGGATGTCCCTCCTTATATTCGCAGGAATAGTAGCAGGTTTTCCTAACGCTTCCATAAGAGTGTACAGTATGCTAACCTCCGGAGAACTTTCTCCCTTTGCTGTAGTAGGCGCCGTGATCTTCGTGATAGCTATCATATTTGCCATAGTCTATCTACAAGAGGCCGAAAGGCGTATACCAGTACAGTACCCCAGAAGACAGGTAGGTAGACAGGAGATAGTAGGTGGATCCACCTACTTACCCTTCAAGATAAACCCAGCCGGAGTAATACCCATAATATTCGCCCAGTCCTTATTACTCATTCCTTCTACAATAATAGGCTTTATAAAGCATCCCATAGCTCAAGCGATACACGAAGCTTTTAATCCCACGAGTCCCTTGTACAACGTACTTTACGTAATGCTCATAGTATTCTTTACTTACTTCTACACGGCCGTCCTCATAAACCCCATGGATGTGGCGGATAACTTAAAGAAAGCTGGTGCTTTCATCCCAGGCGTAAGGCCCGGTAAGGATACACAAGCATTCTTAGAAGGTGTAATCAACAGACTGGCCTTCATAGGAGCTCTGTTCCTTAGCGTGGTAGCTACCGTTCCTCTATTCATAAGCATATGGCTTAAAGTACCTTTCTACTTTGGTGGAACTACAGCCCTTATAGTTGTGGGTGTGGCGCTCGATACCATAAATAGGATAGAAGCTCAACTTCTTCAGAAGAAATACACTATGGGTGCCATAAGGAGGAGGAGATGA
- the rplO gene encoding 50S ribosomal protein L15, translating to MKLHELAPHEGATKERKRVGRGIGSGHGKTAGRGHKGQKSRSGDRKMPSWFEGGQTPLHKRIPKRGFNNPSRREYTVVNLKTIDRYFSEGQEVNPDTLYDKGLVKKGMPVKILGDGELTKKLHIKAHAFSKSAIEKIQASGSTYEVLK from the coding sequence ATGAAGCTTCATGAACTTGCTCCACATGAAGGAGCTACAAAGGAAAGAAAGAGAGTAGGTAGAGGCATAGGTTCTGGACATGGAAAAACCGCCGGTAGAGGACACAAAGGTCAAAAGTCAAGATCAGGCGATAGGAAGATGCCTTCATGGTTTGAAGGTGGCCAGACACCTCTGCATAAACGCATACCCAAAAGAGGTTTTAACAACCCATCCCGTAGAGAATACACAGTAGTAAACCTAAAGACTATAGATAGGTACTTCTCCGAGGGCCAAGAGGTAAACCCTGACACACTATACGATAAGGGTCTTGTGAAGAAAGGAATGCCTGTAAAGATCTTAGGTGACGGTGAGCTTACCAAAAAGCTACACATAAAGGCCCATGCTTTTTCCAAGAGTGCCATAGAGAAGATTCAAGCCTCAGGCTCCACCTACGAGGTACTAAAGTGA
- the rpmD gene encoding 50S ribosomal protein L30, with product MKKLKVTLVRGLAGKREEHVKAVHSLGLKKIGQSRILPDNPMVRGNIRKAFYLLKVEEVEDEAS from the coding sequence ATGAAGAAGCTAAAAGTGACCTTAGTTAGAGGCTTAGCTGGAAAGAGAGAGGAACACGTAAAAGCTGTACATAGCTTAGGCCTTAAAAAAATTGGACAAAGTAGGATACTGCCTGACAACCCTATGGTAAGGGGTAATATAAGAAAAGCCTTCTATCTTCTAAAGGTGGAGGAGGTAGAAGATGAAGCTTCATGA
- the rpsE gene encoding 30S ribosomal protein S5, translating to MGGKSIEKLIDRRRREQGISALEDELQIEERLIYAKRTARVTKGGRRFSFSALVVVGDRRGFVGFGLGKAKEVPIAIAKAIEDGKKHIIRVPIVNGTVPHEVIGHYGPTQIKILPARRGTGIVAGGAAKPILELAGYTDVLTKLQGSTNPNNVVRAVFDALLQLRTLEEVSRMRGIPEEELRKRYNLYAREVQLP from the coding sequence ATGGGTGGTAAGTCCATAGAAAAACTCATAGACAGGAGAAGAAGAGAACAAGGTATAAGTGCCTTGGAAGATGAACTACAGATAGAAGAAAGGCTTATCTACGCCAAAAGGACTGCAAGGGTTACAAAGGGTGGTAGGAGGTTCTCCTTTAGCGCTCTTGTGGTGGTAGGAGATAGAAGAGGCTTTGTCGGTTTCGGATTGGGTAAAGCAAAGGAAGTACCCATAGCCATAGCAAAGGCTATAGAGGATGGGAAAAAGCATATAATAAGGGTTCCCATAGTAAACGGAACAGTACCCCATGAAGTCATAGGTCACTACGGCCCCACACAGATAAAGATCCTCCCAGCCAGGAGAGGAACGGGTATAGTAGCCGGTGGAGCTGCAAAACCCATTTTAGAACTAGCAGGTTATACAGACGTACTTACCAAACTACAAGGTAGCACCAACCCCAACAACGTAGTAAGGGCTGTATTTGATGCGCTGTTACAGCTTAGAACTCTTGAAGAAGTAAGCAGGATGAGAGGCATACCAGAAGAAGAATTAAGAAAGAGATACAACCTATACGCGAGAGAGGTACAGCTGCCATGA
- the rplR gene encoding 50S ribosomal protein L18 has product MAKLTRQERRERRHKRIRKKIFGTPERPRLCVYRSLNAFYAQIIDDTKGITLVSASSIDKDYVQMFGKRGGKSIEDVKKVAQLLVKKAKEKGITKVVFDRNGFLYHGKIKAFADACRELGLEF; this is encoded by the coding sequence ATGGCCAAGTTGACAAGACAAGAAAGAAGGGAAAGAAGGCACAAGAGGATAAGGAAGAAGATCTTTGGTACCCCTGAAAGGCCAAGACTTTGCGTATACAGGAGTTTAAACGCCTTCTACGCTCAGATAATAGATGATACTAAAGGTATCACCTTAGTATCTGCATCCTCTATAGACAAGGATTACGTCCAGATGTTTGGGAAAAGAGGTGGAAAGTCTATCGAGGATGTGAAGAAGGTTGCCCAACTTTTGGTAAAGAAAGCAAAGGAAAAGGGCATAACAAAGGTAGTCTTTGATAGAAATGGGTTCTTGTACCATGGGAAGATAAAAGCCTTTGCAGATGCTTGCAGAGAGCTAGGTCTTGAGTTCTAA
- the rplF gene encoding 50S ribosomal protein L6, with translation MSRIGKAPIEIPSNVKVSIANGVITVEGPKGKLSMNVHPDMKVIQEGNVIRVERPSDDPFHRALHGTTAALIRNMIKGVTEGYTVVLEVVGLGYKAAVKGNNLELNLGYSHPIVYPIPPGIKIEVKENKIYVSGIDKQLVGQVAAEIRSFRKPDAYKGKGIRYEGEVIKLKAGKAAGKGKK, from the coding sequence ATGTCAAGGATAGGTAAAGCACCCATAGAGATACCTTCAAACGTGAAGGTAAGCATAGCTAACGGTGTTATAACCGTTGAAGGACCAAAGGGCAAACTCTCCATGAATGTACACCCTGACATGAAAGTAATACAAGAAGGAAACGTCATAAGGGTAGAAAGACCTTCAGACGATCCATTCCACAGGGCACTTCACGGAACCACAGCAGCCCTTATAAGGAACATGATAAAGGGTGTTACAGAAGGCTATACGGTGGTACTTGAAGTAGTAGGTCTAGGTTACAAAGCTGCAGTTAAAGGGAATAACCTAGAGTTAAACCTTGGATATTCACATCCAATAGTGTATCCTATACCACCGGGTATAAAGATTGAAGTTAAGGAAAACAAGATATACGTAAGTGGCATAGATAAGCAATTGGTTGGACAAGTGGCTGCCGAGATAAGATCCTTCAGGAAGCCAGACGCCTATAAAGGTAAGGGTATAAGGTACGAAGGTGAGGTTATAAAGCTCAAAGCTGGAAAAGCTGCAGGAAAGGGTAAGAAGTAA
- the rpsH gene encoding 30S ribosomal protein S8, which produces MDPIADMFSAIKNALMQKKDYVIVPSSKLKEAILEILKKEGFIKDWERLEEERKGTQYMLKIHLKYLDPKKEVSPLTEIKKISKPGRRVYVPKHRIPYVRRGLGIAILSTDAGVVTDHEARKLGKGGEVIAFVW; this is translated from the coding sequence ATGGACCCGATAGCGGACATGTTTTCCGCAATTAAAAACGCCCTTATGCAGAAGAAAGATTACGTGATAGTTCCTTCTTCTAAGCTAAAGGAAGCAATACTAGAGATACTCAAAAAGGAAGGTTTCATCAAAGATTGGGAAAGACTAGAAGAAGAAAGAAAGGGCACCCAGTATATGCTCAAGATACATTTGAAATATCTTGATCCCAAGAAGGAAGTAAGTCCGCTCACCGAAATAAAGAAAATATCAAAGCCAGGAAGAAGGGTTTACGTACCCAAGCACAGGATACCTTACGTAAGAAGAGGACTGGGTATAGCCATACTTTCAACAGACGCTGGTGTGGTTACAGACCACGAAGCCAGGAAACTCGGAAAGGGTGGCGAAGTAATAGCTTTTGTTTGGTGA
- a CDS encoding type Z 30S ribosomal protein S14, protein MARKCKVAKDLMHFPKYKVRQKNRCPLCGRPRGYIRYFGMCRICFRERALRGELPGVRKASW, encoded by the coding sequence ATGGCTAGGAAGTGCAAAGTAGCTAAGGACCTTATGCATTTTCCTAAGTATAAGGTAAGGCAGAAGAACAGATGTCCTCTGTGTGGAAGGCCAAGAGGATACATAAGGTACTTCGGTATGTGCAGGATATGCTTCAGGGAAAGGGCCCTTAGGGGTGAACTCCCTGGAGTGAGAAAAGCAAGCTGGTAA
- the rplE gene encoding 50S ribosomal protein L5, whose translation MSTQTKYVPRLYIKYKEEVVPKLIQRFGYKNPMQVPRLVKIVVNMGVGEAVSDIKYLERAMEDLKAITGQHPSIRRARKSEAGFKLRKGMPVGLKVTLRKVRMWEFLDKLISVALPRVKDFKGLNPRSFDGRGNYAFGIAEQIVFPEIDYEKVDAIRGMDIIIHTTAKTDEEALWLLSLLGLPIRSV comes from the coding sequence ATGAGCACGCAGACCAAGTACGTACCAAGGCTGTACATAAAGTACAAGGAGGAGGTAGTACCTAAGCTTATCCAACGTTTCGGCTACAAAAACCCCATGCAGGTACCCAGGCTGGTGAAAATAGTGGTCAACATGGGCGTTGGAGAGGCGGTAAGCGACATAAAGTACCTTGAGAGGGCTATGGAAGACCTCAAGGCCATAACAGGTCAGCATCCTTCCATAAGAAGAGCTAGGAAGTCAGAGGCTGGCTTCAAGCTTAGGAAGGGAATGCCAGTAGGCCTGAAGGTAACCCTACGTAAGGTCAGGATGTGGGAGTTTTTGGACAAACTTATAAGCGTAGCTCTACCAAGGGTTAAGGACTTTAAGGGTCTTAACCCCAGATCCTTTGACGGTAGAGGTAACTACGCCTTTGGTATAGCTGAGCAAATAGTCTTCCCAGAGATAGACTACGAGAAGGTGGATGCTATCAGGGGTATGGATATAATCATCCATACAACTGCCAAGACAGACGAAGAAGCCCTTTGGCTTCTTTCTTTATTAGGATTACCCATAAGGAGCGTGTAA
- the rplX gene encoding 50S ribosomal protein L24, with product MASKIKQGDKVVVMRGKDKGKVGEVLKVIREKNRVLVKGVNIVKKHVKAIPNVREGGIFEMEAPIHISNVMLLCPKCEKPTRVGFRIVQEGNVMRKYRYCKKCNENIDLVREKALERVKA from the coding sequence ATGGCGTCTAAAATAAAGCAGGGAGACAAAGTGGTAGTTATGAGGGGTAAAGACAAGGGTAAGGTTGGAGAAGTCCTTAAGGTTATCCGGGAGAAGAACAGGGTTCTGGTTAAGGGTGTGAACATAGTCAAAAAGCATGTTAAGGCTATACCCAACGTAAGGGAAGGTGGCATATTTGAGATGGAAGCTCCAATTCACATAAGCAACGTGATGCTCCTATGTCCCAAATGCGAAAAACCGACGAGGGTGGGCTTTAGGATAGTACAAGAAGGAAATGTAATGAGGAAGTACAGGTACTGTAAAAAATGCAATGAAAACATAGACCTTGTTAGAGAAAAAGCCTTAGAGAGGGTTAAAGCATGA